A region of Streptomyces halobius DNA encodes the following proteins:
- a CDS encoding DUF6879 family protein: MATAVREALAKAQRSAMHLEMRDSYMRDDPEFIRWQEGHRYDPADRESWWRSWLDVVAETTGRGVVMRRLRVVSEPLSDYVRYEYDGTFTNVAAGEDVRWLPRSRARDLLLPALDGWVMDEETVILHHFSGEGQWTGPRMEVLHEPALAAQYVTAYEAAWERAIPHAEYRPS; the protein is encoded by the coding sequence GTGGCAACAGCGGTTCGTGAGGCTCTCGCGAAGGCGCAGCGCTCAGCGATGCACCTTGAGATGCGGGACAGCTACATGCGGGATGACCCCGAGTTCATCCGCTGGCAGGAGGGGCACCGGTACGACCCGGCCGACCGTGAATCGTGGTGGCGCTCGTGGCTGGACGTGGTGGCCGAGACGACCGGCCGGGGTGTGGTCATGCGGCGGCTGCGCGTGGTCTCCGAGCCACTGAGTGACTACGTGCGGTACGAGTACGACGGCACGTTTACGAACGTCGCAGCAGGTGAGGACGTGCGTTGGCTGCCTCGCTCGCGGGCGCGTGATCTGCTGCTCCCCGCGCTGGACGGGTGGGTCATGGACGAGGAAACCGTGATCCTGCACCACTTCAGCGGCGAGGGTCAGTGGACCGGCCCGCGCATGGAGGTTCTGCACGAACCGGCGTTGGCCGCGCAGTACGTCACGGCGTACGAGGCGGCGTGGGAGCGCGCGATTCCTCACGCGGAGTACCGGCCGAGCTGA
- a CDS encoding helix-turn-helix domain-containing protein, with protein MAVSASSSAQEARQALADRLGELCRDAGLTGAELADRCEWSRSKSSRIMNGRTPPSADDIRAWCRACGAEGQAEDLIAMLRTAEGMWVGWRRMERAGLKQAQEARLPLYQRTRRFRSYSSWLVPGMIQTQPYTTAALQAIQQRRGLVDDVAEAVAARMERQRVLYEGDRQFAFLVEESVLRAGIGGAEIMAGQLGHLVSIASLPNVSLGVVPMTPDRERWPAEGFWIYDAAQVNVELISGYLTITQPSEIALYAETFAELAALAVYGAPARALITSALDALG; from the coding sequence ATGGCCGTCTCTGCTTCTTCCAGTGCCCAGGAGGCCCGGCAGGCTCTCGCGGATCGACTCGGGGAGCTTTGCCGGGATGCCGGGCTGACCGGGGCCGAACTTGCTGATCGCTGCGAGTGGAGCCGGTCCAAGTCGTCCCGGATCATGAACGGCCGTACACCCCCGTCCGCCGACGACATTCGGGCGTGGTGCCGAGCGTGCGGGGCCGAGGGCCAGGCCGAAGACCTGATTGCGATGCTTCGGACGGCCGAGGGCATGTGGGTTGGCTGGCGACGCATGGAGCGGGCAGGGCTCAAGCAGGCCCAGGAGGCCCGCCTGCCGCTGTACCAGCGGACCCGCCGTTTCCGCTCCTACTCCTCCTGGCTCGTGCCGGGCATGATCCAGACGCAGCCGTACACGACGGCAGCTTTGCAAGCGATCCAGCAGCGGCGCGGCCTGGTGGACGACGTAGCCGAAGCGGTCGCCGCCCGGATGGAGCGTCAGCGGGTCCTGTACGAGGGTGACCGGCAGTTCGCGTTCCTCGTTGAGGAGTCGGTGTTGCGAGCCGGGATCGGCGGCGCTGAGATCATGGCCGGACAACTTGGCCACCTGGTCTCGATTGCCTCACTTCCCAATGTCAGCTTGGGAGTTGTGCCCATGACGCCGGATCGGGAGCGCTGGCCGGCCGAGGGGTTCTGGATCTATGACGCGGCGCAGGTCAACGTCGAGTTGATCTCTGGATACCTCACGATCACGCAGCCAAGCGAGATAGCCCTGTACGCCGAGACGTTCGCGGAACTGGCAGCACTGGCGGTCTACGGGGCTCCCGCTCGCGCGCTGATCACATCGGCCTTGGATGCCCTCGGGTGA